CGCAGGGGGGGCTGTACGCCGTGGCCGACGGGATGGGGGGCCACGCCGCCGGGGAACTCGCGGCGAACCTGGCGCTCGACACCCTCAGCCAGCATTACCTGAGCGGGCGCGGCACCCCCCCGGTGCGGCTGGCCGAGGCGGTACAGGCTGCCAACCTCGCCGTGCTGCGGCACGCAGTGGGCGAGTACGCGGGGATGGGCACCACCCTGCTCGCCCTGCTCGTGGACCGGGGCGCGGCGATCATCGCGCACGTGGGCGACTCGCGCGCCTACCTGCTGCGGGAGGGCGAGCTGCACCGCCTCACCGACGACCATTCCTGGGTGGCCGAGCAGGTGCGGCTGGGCAACCTCAGCGAGGAGGAGGCCCGGCACCACCAGTGGCGCAGCGTGGTGAGCAACGCGCTGGGCGGCGAGGAGCGGGTGCGGCTGGAGCTGTTCGGCCTGCCGCTGCGGGCCGGGGACCGGTTGCTGCTGTGCAGCGACGGCCTGAGCGGCGCCGTCACCGACGCGGCGCTGCTGGAGTTGCTGCTACGCCCCCAGCCCCCCGAGGTGGTGGTCCGCAGCCTGGTGAACGCGGCGAACGACGCGGGCGGCCCGGACAACATCACGGCCATCGTCGTAGATGTGCTGCGCGACCAGCGCCTCCCGCACTACGCGCTGCCGCCGCGACAGGTTGACGGCCCCCTGTACGTGGACATGCTCCTCAGCGCCCAGCGCGGCAGCAGCCCGCTCACCTACGTCCTGCTGATCCTCGCCTACTTCACGCTGCTGGGGATGATCCTGGTTCCCGAGCAGCGCACCGTCATCGGGCTGCTCGGCGTGGTGCTGCTGGGTGGGGTCCTCGTGGCGCAGCGGGTGACGCGCGCCCGCCTGGGGCGTCCCCCGCCGCGACCCGCCCCCCTGCGCGCCGCCGTGCCCCCCGAGCGCGAGGCGCGCAAGACCTCCGGCTGAGCCACCCCCGCGCCCACCCGGGTACAGTGGGGGCATGAAAGACATCGTGGAGACCCAAGGCGCGCCCGCCGCCATCGGCCCCTACAGCCAGGCGGTGACCTTTGGCAATCTGGTTATCACCAGCGGCCAGATCCCCCTGCGCCCCGACGGCACCCTCGCCGGGGAGGGCATCGAGGCCCAGACGCGCCAGGTGCTCGACAACCTGGTCGCGGTCCTCACCGCCGCCGGAACTGACCTCGGGCGGGTCGTCAAGACCACGGTGTTTCTGGCCGACATGAACGAGTTTTCGGTGATGAACGCCGTGTACGCCGAGTATTTCCAGGCCCCCTACCCCGCCCGCAGCACCGTGCAGGTCGCCCGCTTGCCGCGCGACGTGCGCGTCGAGATCGAGGTCATCGCGGAGCGGGACTGAGGGCGGAGAGCGCGGTCGGGGAGGAGCCTGTCTCCCTCCTGGGCGGGGTTCCCCGTCCAGAGCAAAGAAGCTGGTGTCTGGGGCCGCAGAACCCCCTCGAACGCTTGACGTGAACCGAGAAGGTGGGCAAGGTGGCCTTGCTGTCCCTGGGCGCGAGGACGAGTTGCGCGCGTCACCCCTCCCGCGGGGGAGCAACAGAAGTCAGCCCACGGGGCGTCCCGTCTATTGCGCAGCCGGTGTCTGGAGGGGGTGAGCGATCCCCGCGCCGGAGGATCAGTCGGGGCCTCCAGTCCTCGTCCCCGGGTCACGCCGGGAGGACATCCCCCCGCCCGCCCGCAGGGGAGTGTTCCGCTCTCCCCTCACGGGTTCGTAACCCGGCTCTCGACGCGCTCACATCCGGCGTGACATCCTGCTCCCCGTGGTTGTCCTGCCTGTCCGGTTCGAACGCAGCCCCCGCCTGCACGCGATGCTCAGCCCCGAGCCGCATGCGGTGGGCACCCGCGTCGTCGTGCAGGGCAAACGCGGGCCGGAGGTCGCCACCGTGCGCGGCGAGGCGACTGCGCCCGACCCGCAGGGCCGCTACGGCGCCGTGCTGCGCGCCGCGGAACCCGGGGACCTGGAGCGCTGGGAGGAGCTGCACCGCCAGGGCGAGGACCTGAAGTGGCTGCTGCGCGCCCGGGCCCGCGAGCGCGGCCTGCCCGTCAAGATCGTGGCCGTCGAGTTCACCCTCGACGAGAGCCTGGTGACCGTGAGTTACAGCGCCGAGGACCGGATCGAGCTGAACAGCCTGATCGGCGAGCTGCGCGCCCACACGCGCGCCCGGGTGAATTTCGCGGCGGTCGGCCCCCGCGAGCAGGCGCAGATGATCGGCACCCTGGGCGCCTGCGGGCGCGAGAACTGCTCCAGCACCCACCTCCAGGAGTTCGCGCCCGTCAGCATCCGCATGGCGCGCGACCAGCAGCTCCCCTTGAACCCCGAGAAACTCTCCGGGCCGTGTGGCCGCCTGCTGTGCTGCCTGCAATTCGAACACACCCAGTACCTCGACCTCCTGAGGGACCTGCCCCGCAAGAACGCCCGCGTCTGCCACGAGGGGAGCGGCGCCTGCGGCAAGGTCGTGAAGCTGCACCCGCTCGCCGGGACGGTGGACGTTCACACCGAGCAGGGGCTGCTGGTGGGCGTGCCCGCCGCCGAGCTGACCCGCGCCCCGGAGACGGGCGGGAAGGGCAAGCGCCCCGAGGCGGAGGCGTAAGCCCAGCGAAAGGCTGGGGGGGAAGACCCCTCCCCGCTGAGGGCGATCTTCCCCGCGGCCCCACCCCCACAGCGAAGAGTCCCCCCGATCTGGAGGGACCCTTCCTTGGCCTGAACCTTACTTGCGGACGATCTTGTCGACCTGGGCGGTGCCGGTGTAGGTCGTCTGGGGGTTGAGGTAACCCTTGAGCACGACCTTCCAGTTGCCGGGGGCGGGGTTGGGGATGCTGACGGCCTCGCCCGTGCTGGTGCCCTGGGCGCTGGAGCCCACCAGGCGGCCCGAGGGGTCGTACACGTCCAGGTCGAGGTCGTAGGCGGGGTTGCCCCACTCGGTGGCGACGCGCAGGGCGCTGGAGCCCGCGGGCACGCTGAGGGTGTGGGTGTCCTGCGCCGTGGTCACGCAGTTCACCTGCGGACCGCAGACGCTGGTGGCGACGGTGCCGTTCCAGCCGGGCAGGTTGGTCGTGGTGACGGTGTAGCGGGTGGGGTTCTGGCGCACGGCCTCGCGCACGGCGGCGTTGGCGTCCACGTAGCCGTAGCCGACCTCCCACAGCTCGCGGCGCTTGACGACGGTTTGGGTGGGGTTGAGGCCGTTGTCGGTGGCGACCGAGTAGTACATCGGGCGGCTGGTCTTCTGGAAGATCGCCATCACGCCGTCAAGCGTCAGTTTGGGGTTGGCCTCCAGCATCAGGGCGATCACGCCGCTGATGTGGGGGGTCGCCATGCTGGTGCCGCTGATGGTCGAGTACTGGGGGTTGTCCACGTCGGGCACGGTGGTCGCGGCCAGGCCGGTCAGGGCGCGGGCGGCGCTGATGTCCACGCCGGGAGCCGTTACGTCGGGGTGGACCAGCTTGTCCCCGCTGCGGCCACGGCTGGAGAAGTCGGCCAGGTAGCCCTTCTTGTCGCCCGCCGCCACGCTGATCACGCAGGGGCTGGCCGAGTAGGGGTTGAGGGTGTTCGCGCCGGGACCCTCGTTGCCCGCCGCGAAGGTCACGATGATCCCCGCGTCGTAGGCGCGCTTGGCGGCCAGGCTGATGGGGTTGTAGGGGGCGAACTCGCCGCTGGAGCCCCAGGAGTTGGAGATCACGCGGATGTTGTAGGTCTCGCGGACCTCGGGCTTCAGGATGTAGT
This genomic interval from Deinococcus aerius contains the following:
- a CDS encoding S8 family serine peptidase — protein: MKNTTPAILSLSVLLAACGQSTPQPSASNNTAASGSALSAQATTLTECQALYATAPSGVQVDSTMRYGQVGTLILSFADDTSKGRAITWMDSNLPVDPGKGLGALQNLPVAAVKTLVTQDLIAKLKANLPGLVSIYQDAPLQYKLAESVKFIGADVARSTYGVTGKGVGVAVLDSGIDGTHPDLKNVAKNVKLVGPVTDVGVGGYLYVDTPNSDTSSGHGTHVASTIGGSGAASEGSARVRRGVAPGVTLVGVGSGEALSILYALEGFDYILKPEVRETYNIRVISNSWGSSGEFAPYNPISLAAKRAYDAGIIVTFAAGNEGPGANTLNPYSASPCVISVAAGDKKGYLADFSSRGRSGDKLVHPDVTAPGVDISAARALTGLAATTVPDVDNPQYSTISGTSMATPHISGVIALMLEANPKLTLDGVMAIFQKTSRPMYYSVATDNGLNPTQTVVKRRELWEVGYGYVDANAAVREAVRQNPTRYTVTTTNLPGWNGTVATSVCGPQVNCVTTAQDTHTLSVPAGSSALRVATEWGNPAYDLDLDVYDPSGRLVGSSAQGTSTGEAVSIPNPAPGNWKVVLKGYLNPQTTYTGTAQVDKIVRK
- a CDS encoding RidA family protein gives rise to the protein MKDIVETQGAPAAIGPYSQAVTFGNLVITSGQIPLRPDGTLAGEGIEAQTRQVLDNLVAVLTAAGTDLGRVVKTTVFLADMNEFSVMNAVYAEYFQAPYPARSTVQVARLPRDVRVEIEVIAERD
- a CDS encoding PSP1 domain-containing protein, giving the protein MLSPEPHAVGTRVVVQGKRGPEVATVRGEATAPDPQGRYGAVLRAAEPGDLERWEELHRQGEDLKWLLRARARERGLPVKIVAVEFTLDESLVTVSYSAEDRIELNSLIGELRAHTRARVNFAAVGPREQAQMIGTLGACGRENCSSTHLQEFAPVSIRMARDQQLPLNPEKLSGPCGRLLCCLQFEHTQYLDLLRDLPRKNARVCHEGSGACGKVVKLHPLAGTVDVHTEQGLLVGVPAAELTRAPETGGKGKRPEAEA
- a CDS encoding PP2C family protein-serine/threonine phosphatase, coding for MRAPATPPLSSGILTDVGRQRRLGVNQDAALALELPQGGLYAVADGMGGHAAGELAANLALDTLSQHYLSGRGTPPVRLAEAVQAANLAVLRHAVGEYAGMGTTLLALLVDRGAAIIAHVGDSRAYLLREGELHRLTDDHSWVAEQVRLGNLSEEEARHHQWRSVVSNALGGEERVRLELFGLPLRAGDRLLLCSDGLSGAVTDAALLELLLRPQPPEVVVRSLVNAANDAGGPDNITAIVVDVLRDQRLPHYALPPRQVDGPLYVDMLLSAQRGSSPLTYVLLILAYFTLLGMILVPEQRTVIGLLGVVLLGGVLVAQRVTRARLGRPPPRPAPLRAAVPPEREARKTSG